The following are encoded together in the Proteiniphilum saccharofermentans genome:
- the tdh gene encoding L-threonine 3-dehydrogenase, giving the protein MKALVKLRPEKGIWMEEVPVPSIGVNDVLIKIKKTSICGTDLHIYKWDDWSQKTIKTPMTIGHEYVGEIVDIGSGVQNLKVGDRVTGEGHIACGHCRNCRRGKLHVCENTIGVGVNRDGAFAEYLSLPAANVVKLDPRIPDEIASIMDPFGNATHTALSFPLIAEDVLITGAGLIGSMATAICRFAGARYIVVSDLSEYRLDIARKMGATLTVNVSKGETIAQAVEKLGMRGFDVGLEMSGSPAGFREMIANMYNGSKISLLGILPNNTMVDWNEIIFKALTLKGIYGREMWETWYQMEQMIISGLDLSPIITHRFSIDDFQKGFDVMEEGQCGKVILNWE; this is encoded by the coding sequence ATGAAAGCATTGGTAAAATTACGTCCTGAAAAAGGTATTTGGATGGAAGAAGTACCCGTTCCGTCGATCGGTGTGAACGATGTACTTATCAAGATTAAAAAGACATCCATATGTGGTACCGACCTCCACATTTATAAATGGGACGACTGGTCACAGAAAACTATTAAAACGCCTATGACCATCGGGCACGAGTATGTCGGTGAGATCGTGGATATAGGCAGCGGCGTACAAAACCTGAAGGTGGGCGACCGTGTTACCGGCGAAGGGCATATTGCCTGTGGACACTGCCGTAACTGCCGCCGTGGTAAACTGCATGTCTGTGAGAATACCATCGGGGTGGGGGTAAACCGTGACGGCGCTTTTGCCGAATACCTCTCCCTGCCGGCCGCCAACGTGGTGAAGCTCGATCCCCGGATACCTGATGAGATTGCCTCTATCATGGATCCGTTCGGCAATGCTACTCATACCGCTCTCTCTTTTCCATTGATCGCCGAAGATGTGCTGATCACCGGTGCGGGACTGATAGGCAGCATGGCTACTGCAATCTGCCGTTTTGCCGGCGCCCGCTATATCGTGGTGAGCGACCTGAGCGAATACAGGTTGGATATAGCCAGGAAAATGGGAGCTACGCTTACGGTAAATGTCTCAAAAGGAGAAACAATAGCACAGGCAGTAGAGAAACTGGGAATGCGCGGTTTCGATGTGGGACTGGAAATGTCCGGTTCACCTGCCGGATTCCGGGAGATGATAGCCAATATGTACAACGGTTCCAAGATATCACTGCTGGGTATTTTGCCCAATAATACGATGGTGGATTGGAACGAGATCATCTTCAAGGCGCTTACCCTGAAAGGGATCTACGGCCGTGAAATGTGGGAGACATGGTACCAGATGGAACAGATGATCATCTCGGGATTGGATCTGAGCCCCATCATCACTCACCGTTTCAGTATCGATGATTTCCAGAAGGGATTTGATGTGATGGAGGAAGGCCAGTGTGGTAAAGTGATTCTGAACTGGGAATAA
- a CDS encoding DUF4230 domain-containing protein translates to MTKKIVKRIGIITAAILFLLIAGFLYRTFFRPTYAGNGNISGILVFGLLTGIVIAWLLFQLWNIRKTQSGTVTASHTVVEGIKRVFKIVVAEGQLNEIYNYENTKKLLKFIPSTKKALVIVRAQVLIGYDINKCVWEIDEEHKEIRLQDFPKPEILSVDCDFNYYYFEDDLFNVIGRKDLQQIQTLAKEQVRKAALQSGLMKIAADQMKLLLEEVTAANQWAIKNIGLIDDYKVLPEPEEEKKESSEKELPLLKQLNLFDKAFDKFDKAVRFFKS, encoded by the coding sequence ATGACGAAAAAGATCGTAAAGAGAATCGGCATAATCACTGCGGCTATTCTTTTTTTATTGATTGCCGGATTTCTTTACCGGACATTCTTCAGGCCCACTTATGCGGGGAACGGGAATATATCGGGTATTCTGGTCTTCGGGTTGCTTACAGGAATTGTCATTGCCTGGCTCCTGTTTCAGCTATGGAATATACGGAAAACCCAATCGGGTACCGTCACCGCCTCTCATACGGTTGTCGAGGGCATAAAACGGGTTTTCAAGATCGTAGTGGCCGAAGGACAACTCAACGAGATATATAATTATGAAAACACAAAAAAACTGCTGAAGTTCATTCCTTCCACAAAAAAAGCATTGGTTATTGTGCGTGCACAAGTGCTGATCGGTTATGATATAAATAAATGCGTGTGGGAGATCGATGAAGAACACAAAGAGATCCGGCTGCAGGATTTTCCCAAACCGGAAATCCTTTCTGTTGACTGTGATTTCAACTATTATTATTTTGAGGATGATCTGTTCAATGTGATCGGGAGAAAAGACCTGCAACAGATTCAGACCCTGGCGAAAGAACAGGTGAGAAAAGCCGCATTGCAAAGCGGATTGATGAAGATTGCAGCCGATCAGATGAAGTTGTTGCTTGAGGAGGTGACGGCAGCCAACCAATGGGCTATAAAGAATATCGGACTGATTGATGATTACAAGGTACTTCCTGAGCCGGAAGAAGAAAAAAAAGAGAGCTCCGAAAAGGAACTCCCTTTATTAAAGCAGTTAAACCTGTTTGATAAGGCGTTTGATAAGTTCGATAAAGCTGTCAGGTTTTTTAAATCCTGA
- the rmuC gene encoding DNA recombination protein RmuC translates to MNILYLLIGFLVGGVLGWIIASLLNRSKSVSKSEFDALTDRYNILNTELALSKEKITGMEEDEASLKSDIKEQEETIGRLQRELLEAERGSATLSANLNAAQETIRNYQEEVEQIRHELKTKNEEWNEINKSLAQFTAENKSLLEKLENQKVEIVELRKQFNLEFENIASKILDEKSEKFTHLNRDNLDAILKPFGENIESFRKKVEEVYINESKERFSLGQEVKNLRELNDRLSTEANNLTRALKGSSKTQGDWGEMILENILERSGLVKGREYFVQESLRDTDGNAFTGESGSRMKPDVIIAYPDNRKVIIDSKVSLTAYANYVGADDPVEQKRYIGEHLRSVRKHIDELSRKNYQDYADTLDFVMLFIPNEPAYSLALQYDENLWQYAYERKILFISPTNLIAALKLIVDLWKREYQNRNAMDIAERGAALYDKFVNFVESLTDIEKHLNRAKQSYDNAYGQLKSGRGNLVGQAEKLRELGVKTKKSLPQSLLDEVTDEE, encoded by the coding sequence ATGAACATTTTGTACCTTCTAATCGGTTTTTTGGTAGGGGGAGTCCTGGGATGGATTATCGCCTCATTACTGAACAGGTCGAAATCGGTTTCAAAAAGTGAATTTGATGCGCTGACCGACAGATACAACATTTTAAATACCGAATTAGCCTTGTCGAAAGAGAAAATAACCGGCATGGAGGAAGATGAGGCATCATTAAAAAGTGACATAAAGGAACAGGAGGAAACAATTGGCCGGTTACAGAGAGAACTACTGGAGGCGGAACGTGGTAGTGCCACGCTGTCGGCCAATCTGAATGCTGCACAGGAGACTATCCGAAATTACCAGGAAGAGGTAGAACAGATCAGGCACGAACTGAAAACAAAAAACGAAGAATGGAATGAAATAAACAAGTCGCTGGCTCAGTTCACGGCAGAAAACAAATCGTTACTCGAAAAACTGGAAAACCAGAAGGTAGAAATAGTCGAATTACGGAAACAGTTCAATCTGGAGTTCGAGAATATTGCCTCGAAAATCTTAGACGAGAAATCCGAGAAATTTACCCATCTCAACAGGGATAATCTGGATGCTATTCTGAAGCCGTTCGGAGAGAATATCGAGTCGTTCCGCAAAAAAGTGGAAGAGGTCTATATCAACGAGTCAAAAGAACGTTTCTCACTTGGACAGGAGGTGAAGAACCTGCGTGAATTGAACGACCGGCTCAGTACCGAAGCCAATAACCTGACCAGAGCTTTGAAAGGGAGCTCAAAGACACAGGGCGACTGGGGTGAGATGATTCTGGAGAATATTCTTGAACGTTCGGGATTGGTGAAAGGTCGGGAATATTTTGTGCAGGAATCGCTGAGAGATACCGACGGTAACGCTTTCACCGGAGAAAGCGGCTCACGAATGAAGCCCGATGTAATCATCGCCTATCCCGACAACCGGAAAGTGATCATCGACTCGAAAGTATCACTTACCGCGTATGCCAATTATGTAGGTGCAGACGATCCGGTAGAGCAGAAAAGATATATCGGCGAACATCTTCGCTCCGTACGTAAGCATATCGACGAACTGAGCCGGAAAAATTATCAGGATTATGCCGATACCCTCGATTTCGTGATGCTGTTTATCCCCAATGAACCGGCATATAGCCTGGCATTACAATATGATGAAAACTTGTGGCAGTATGCGTACGAGAGAAAAATACTATTCATCAGCCCGACCAACCTTATCGCTGCTTTAAAGTTGATAGTGGATCTGTGGAAACGGGAATACCAGAATCGGAATGCGATGGACATTGCCGAGCGCGGTGCGGCATTGTATGATAAATTTGTCAATTTTGTGGAATCACTTACTGACATAGAAAAACATCTGAACAGGGCTAAACAAAGCTATGATAACGCTTATGGGCAGTTAAAGTCGGGTAGGGGGAACCTGGTCGGGCAGGCCGAGAAGCTGCGTGAACTGGGGGTGAAAACTAAGAAATCACTACCCCAGTCATTGCTCGACGAAGTTACCGATGAGGAGTAA
- a CDS encoding bifunctional 3,4-dihydroxy-2-butanone-4-phosphate synthase/GTP cyclohydrolase II, with amino-acid sequence MQEEIQLHTIEEAIEEIRKGNFIIVVDDEDRENEGDLIIAAEHITPEKINFLETHARGLICAPITKERAEELDLPMMVSHNTSIHSTPFTVSIDLLTHGCTTGISAYDRAQTILALTRKETAPEDFGRPGHIFPLRAQTKGVLRRAGHTEATIDFARLAGLYPAGALAEIKNEDGSMARLPELMEMSRKFNLKIVSVADLIKYRLRTESLIERGEAVQLPTEYGEFTMIPFLQKATGQEHVALIKGEWHDDEPVLVRVHSSCMTGDIFGSMRCECGEQLHKALQLIEKEGKGVLVYLNQEGRGIGLMAKAAAYKLQEQGLDTVDANLHLGYQADERDYGVGAQILRSLEVRKMRLMTNNPTKRVGLESYGLEVVENVPLEISPNQYNHFYMETKKKRMGHVLRSIK; translated from the coding sequence ATGCAAGAAGAAATTCAATTACATACTATTGAAGAAGCCATCGAAGAGATTCGGAAAGGTAACTTTATCATAGTAGTCGATGATGAAGATCGTGAAAATGAGGGCGATCTTATTATTGCGGCAGAACATATCACTCCCGAAAAGATCAATTTTCTGGAAACTCATGCGCGGGGACTCATCTGTGCCCCCATCACCAAAGAACGGGCCGAAGAATTGGACCTGCCGATGATGGTTTCACACAATACATCGATACATTCCACTCCCTTTACTGTCTCTATCGATCTGCTTACACACGGATGCACTACCGGTATCTCGGCTTATGACAGGGCACAAACCATCCTGGCACTGACCCGTAAAGAGACGGCACCGGAAGATTTTGGCCGTCCGGGACATATCTTTCCCCTTCGTGCGCAAACCAAAGGGGTACTGCGTCGCGCAGGACATACCGAGGCAACGATCGACTTTGCCCGTCTGGCAGGACTCTACCCGGCCGGCGCCCTGGCCGAGATCAAGAATGAAGACGGCTCCATGGCCCGTCTCCCCGAATTGATGGAAATGTCCCGGAAATTCAATCTGAAGATCGTCTCAGTGGCCGATCTGATAAAATACAGACTCCGGACGGAATCGTTGATTGAAAGAGGTGAAGCTGTGCAACTCCCTACGGAATATGGTGAATTCACGATGATACCGTTTCTGCAGAAAGCTACCGGTCAGGAGCATGTAGCTCTGATCAAAGGGGAATGGCACGACGATGAACCGGTGCTGGTACGTGTCCACTCCTCCTGTATGACGGGAGATATTTTCGGGTCAATGCGTTGCGAATGCGGGGAACAGCTCCACAAGGCGCTGCAACTCATCGAAAAGGAAGGAAAAGGAGTGCTTGTCTATCTGAATCAGGAAGGGCGCGGAATCGGACTGATGGCAAAGGCAGCTGCCTACAAGCTTCAGGAGCAGGGGCTCGATACCGTGGATGCCAACCTTCACCTCGGTTACCAGGCAGATGAACGGGATTATGGCGTAGGCGCGCAGATCCTACGCAGTCTGGAAGTGAGAAAGATGCGCCTGATGACCAATAACCCCACCAAACGTGTCGGTCTTGAATCCTACGGACTGGAAGTAGTGGAGAATGTGCCGCTCGAAATCTCCCCCAACCAATACAACCATTTTTATATGGAAACCAAGAAAAAGAGAATGGGGCATGTGTTGAGGAGCATAAAATAG
- a CDS encoding SixA phosphatase family protein: protein MKQLVILRHGKAEQDTMAKDDYDRVLTDRGNKNASDMGGFILKKWGVPDLILSSSARRAHDTAILAAQSLGYPQEEIRTDQNLYFAPSRWILNVISKLPDEVNRCLYVGHNPGVTELINDLGVRLDNLPTASAICFEFHIDSWADISTERAAFHWLKLAKEL, encoded by the coding sequence ATGAAGCAACTTGTTATCTTACGTCATGGCAAAGCCGAACAGGATACAATGGCCAAAGATGATTACGATCGGGTCCTTACCGATCGTGGTAATAAAAACGCCTCCGACATGGGAGGATTTATTTTAAAAAAATGGGGAGTACCCGACCTGATCCTCTCTTCATCCGCAAGACGGGCACATGATACTGCCATACTGGCCGCACAAAGCCTTGGTTATCCGCAGGAAGAGATCAGAACCGACCAGAATCTCTATTTCGCTCCTTCCCGTTGGATACTGAATGTAATTTCAAAATTGCCTGACGAGGTGAATCGTTGCCTCTACGTGGGGCACAATCCCGGAGTGACGGAACTGATCAATGACCTGGGTGTACGCCTCGATAATCTCCCTACCGCATCGGCGATATGCTTCGAATTTCATATCGACTCCTGGGCAGATATCTCGACCGAGAGAGCAGCTTTTCACTGGCTGAAACTGGCGAAAGAATTATGA
- a CDS encoding START-like domain-containing protein — protein sequence MSKEKFHIEFLMGNATQSSLWRMISQIDGLSEWFADEVTMDESETIYKFMWGKTDNEARIIHKKPQSSIRYRWLDEENEELYFEFLLRKLDLSGAMTLEITDFAEPDEKGDAIALWEFQVDEMKRRLGI from the coding sequence ATGTCGAAAGAGAAATTTCATATCGAATTCCTGATGGGAAATGCCACCCAGAGTAGTTTGTGGCGAATGATCAGTCAGATTGACGGCCTTTCGGAATGGTTTGCAGATGAGGTGACGATGGATGAATCAGAGACCATCTACAAATTCATGTGGGGAAAAACGGATAATGAAGCCCGGATTATTCACAAAAAACCACAATCAAGCATCCGATACAGGTGGCTTGATGAGGAAAATGAAGAACTTTATTTCGAATTTTTACTACGTAAACTTGACCTGTCGGGTGCTATGACTCTTGAAATAACTGATTTTGCCGAGCCGGATGAGAAAGGTGATGCCATAGCGCTATGGGAATTTCAGGTCGATGAAATGAAAAGAAGGCTCGGAATCTGA
- a CDS encoding YeiH family protein: MLKTLKSEDWVSTLIGGVILVLVILLPSVMKNYVQMSLVIAVLAYLGYLFMGNKDKGGFILSFVVVYALAWLAEYIAGLSPIKTIGLESVFFAVLIGLLIRNTVGLPKWLAPAVKSEYYIKAGLVILGSSILFNEIMRAGALGMIQGIIVVFSVWYFSFWISTRAFRIDKEMSMLLSSSVSICGVSAAIATSGAIKGDPKKLSFVISLVLIVAIPMMYLLPYLAKWMGLSEEVAGAWLGGTIDTTAAVVASGKFIGETAEQYSVIIKSAQNVLLGVAAFAISIYWSYKGTNSEIRPSGSVLWERFPKFVLGFLIASLIFSFAFDAETGKELSRVANRGARGLLFSLAFVCIGLETDFRYIFRKENARYIWSFLTAQGFNIILTLLVAWLLFSNY; the protein is encoded by the coding sequence ATGCTAAAAACATTAAAAAGTGAAGATTGGGTCTCCACACTCATTGGTGGGGTTATCCTTGTACTGGTAATCCTTTTACCGTCGGTAATGAAGAATTATGTGCAGATGTCACTGGTGATAGCCGTATTGGCTTATCTGGGTTATCTCTTTATGGGAAATAAGGATAAGGGAGGATTTATACTCTCGTTTGTGGTTGTCTACGCACTTGCCTGGTTGGCAGAATATATTGCCGGTCTCAGTCCGATTAAGACGATCGGCCTGGAGTCGGTCTTTTTTGCCGTACTCATTGGGTTGCTCATACGCAATACGGTTGGTTTACCGAAATGGCTGGCCCCGGCAGTCAAGAGTGAATACTATATCAAGGCAGGGTTAGTAATCCTGGGTAGTTCCATCCTTTTCAACGAGATTATGCGGGCCGGTGCATTGGGGATGATACAAGGGATTATTGTGGTGTTCTCTGTATGGTATTTCAGCTTTTGGATATCCACCAGGGCATTCAGGATAGATAAGGAGATGTCGATGTTGTTATCGAGTTCGGTATCTATCTGTGGGGTTTCGGCAGCCATCGCCACGAGTGGTGCGATTAAAGGTGATCCCAAGAAGCTTTCATTTGTGATATCACTGGTACTTATTGTAGCTATTCCCATGATGTATCTCCTGCCCTATCTGGCAAAATGGATGGGATTGAGCGAGGAGGTTGCCGGTGCCTGGCTGGGGGGTACCATCGATACGACAGCCGCTGTGGTTGCTTCCGGAAAATTTATCGGAGAGACGGCCGAACAATACAGTGTGATCATCAAATCGGCGCAGAACGTGTTATTGGGTGTTGCTGCATTCGCCATCTCCATCTATTGGTCGTACAAGGGTACCAACAGCGAGATCCGCCCCTCAGGCAGTGTGCTTTGGGAGCGGTTCCCGAAATTTGTTCTCGGTTTCCTGATTGCTTCGCTGATATTCAGTTTTGCCTTTGATGCAGAAACCGGCAAAGAACTGTCGCGCGTGGCAAACAGAGGTGCGCGCGGACTACTTTTCTCTTTGGCTTTCGTATGTATTGGATTAGAGACCGATTTCCGTTATATCTTCAGGAAAGAAAATGCCAGATATATCTGGTCGTTCCTCACGGCGCAAGGTTTTAATATCATACTGACCCTGCTGGTTGCCTGGCTACTGTTCAGTAATTACTGA
- a CDS encoding LptF/LptG family permease, producing the protein MRRFFHIKRLYGYILTTYIPLLLMTFAICLFLVLMQFLWKYVEDMVGKGLEISVLGEMFVYAALTLVYIALPLAILLASLMMFGNMGESLELLAVKAAGVPLLTAMKPLTILIVGIAVGVFFYQNNALPKIQTKFYSLLISIRQASPELDIPEEVFYKDIPGYNLYVGKKDQKTGMLHNVLIYDIASGFNNMAVIICDSAEMSTTDDKKMLIFTMYSGQQFQNFQQGNGSSSRYNEDFVPYARESFDTKTMMIAYDANFNRMGEEVIEGSATSNYVSKNLAELGASIDSMSLILDSVNRVDRKTMKNHSYLSFRNGYPAGKKDSLIAAARLAPVDVPRPDTLVLTKALNEQSAILQSAYMKADNNSNEFLFRSLNKTTTQRTINRHWVEWHRKFTIPFTCLIFFFIGAPLGSIVRKGGLGTPIVISVILFIIYYIVENVGYKMTRDGVWAHWFGMWFSSFVLLPIGIFLTYKAVNDSVIMNADTYVNLFKRLFFIRDKRKYPVKSVIIEKPDYEKISQSLSDLSQRIDRFLDRYGRLSYKDYWTDTNYNKELRSLRSSLEIILNSLSNSRKLEVLAKAEEFPVIFNIVRIFNTGSIPAKICMYLFPVGIILRLLSIPLEWTIRKDLRNIQRLNGEMVNILHGIHEPETIALV; encoded by the coding sequence ATGAGAAGATTTTTCCACATAAAGCGGCTGTACGGCTACATTCTTACAACATATATTCCGCTTCTTCTGATGACTTTTGCCATATGCCTCTTTTTGGTATTGATGCAATTCCTGTGGAAATATGTGGAGGATATGGTTGGCAAAGGGCTGGAGATAAGTGTGCTCGGTGAAATGTTTGTCTATGCAGCTCTCACGCTTGTCTATATAGCGTTGCCATTGGCGATCCTACTGGCTTCCCTGATGATGTTCGGGAACATGGGTGAGAGTCTGGAGTTGCTGGCTGTAAAAGCGGCCGGCGTCCCGTTGCTGACGGCTATGAAGCCGCTTACCATCCTGATTGTGGGTATTGCGGTCGGAGTTTTTTTTTATCAGAATAATGCTCTTCCGAAAATACAAACTAAATTTTATTCGCTGCTCATCTCCATCCGGCAGGCCTCACCCGAATTAGATATACCTGAAGAAGTTTTCTACAAAGATATTCCCGGCTATAATCTTTATGTGGGAAAGAAGGACCAGAAAACAGGGATGCTGCATAATGTATTGATCTACGACATTGCAAGCGGCTTCAATAATATGGCCGTGATTATCTGCGATTCGGCTGAGATGAGTACGACAGACGATAAGAAGATGCTTATCTTCACCATGTACAGTGGGCAACAGTTTCAGAACTTTCAACAGGGCAATGGTTCCTCTTCGCGATATAACGAGGACTTCGTTCCCTATGCACGGGAAAGTTTCGATACAAAGACGATGATGATCGCTTACGATGCCAACTTCAACCGTATGGGGGAAGAGGTGATTGAAGGCAGTGCCACCAGCAATTATGTATCCAAGAACTTAGCGGAACTGGGCGCCTCCATCGATTCCATGTCCCTGATCTTGGATAGTGTGAACCGGGTGGACAGGAAAACGATGAAGAACCATTCCTATCTCTCTTTCAGGAATGGATACCCTGCGGGGAAGAAAGACTCCCTGATCGCTGCCGCACGACTTGCCCCCGTAGACGTGCCCCGTCCCGATACCCTGGTGCTGACAAAAGCACTGAACGAGCAATCCGCTATTTTGCAAAGTGCCTATATGAAAGCGGATAATAACAGCAATGAGTTTCTCTTCAGGTCGCTCAATAAAACTACCACGCAGCGTACCATTAACCGGCACTGGGTGGAATGGCACCGCAAATTTACCATCCCTTTCACCTGTCTGATATTCTTTTTTATCGGAGCTCCGTTGGGTTCCATTGTGAGAAAAGGAGGATTGGGCACACCCATCGTGATATCGGTTATTCTGTTCATCATCTACTATATCGTCGAAAATGTGGGTTATAAAATGACCCGCGACGGTGTGTGGGCACACTGGTTCGGTATGTGGTTCAGTTCGTTCGTTTTGCTGCCTATAGGGATTTTCCTGACTTACAAGGCGGTGAATGATTCGGTAATCATGAATGCCGATACCTACGTCAACCTTTTCAAAAGACTCTTTTTCATTCGTGATAAGAGAAAATATCCGGTAAAAAGTGTGATCATTGAAAAACCGGATTATGAAAAAATATCACAATCACTGTCTGATTTGTCACAGAGGATCGACCGGTTTCTGGACAGATATGGTCGTCTCTCATATAAAGACTACTGGACTGACACCAATTATAACAAGGAATTACGTTCTCTCAGAAGTTCATTGGAGATAATACTCAACAGCCTGTCCAATTCCCGTAAACTGGAAGTATTGGCAAAGGCGGAAGAGTTTCCTGTAATATTCAATATAGTGAGGATTTTCAATACCGGTTCAATACCGGCTAAAATCTGTATGTACCTTTTCCCTGTAGGAATTATTCTCAGACTCCTCTCTATTCCCCTTGAGTGGACAATCAGGAAAGACCTGAGGAATATTCAAAGGTTGAACGGAGAGATGGTAAATATTTTACACGGCATTCATGAGCCTGAAACTATAGCTTTAGTATAA
- the kbl gene encoding glycine C-acetyltransferase yields MYGKMQQHLQDELKSIEEAGLYKKERIIISPQKAEIKVQTGQQVLNFCANNYLGLSDHPRLIDAAKRALDERGYGMSSVRFICGTQDYHKELEATISRFFKTEDTILYAACFDANGGLFEPLFTNEDAIISDALNHASIIDGVRLCKAQRYRYANADMADLEEKLKEAQAQRFRIIVTDGVFSMDGNVAPLDKIMELAEKYDALVMVDESHSAGVVGQTGKGVTELYNVIGNVDIITGTLGKAFGGAIGGFTTGRREIIDMLRQRSRPYLFSNSIPPMVAASGVEAFNMLQESNHLQDKLHENVDYFVAKMKEANFDIKPTQSAICAVMLYDAKLSQDFAAELLDEGIYVTGFYYPVVPKGEARIRVQLSAGHERAHLDKAIAAFIKVGKKLKVIE; encoded by the coding sequence ATGTACGGAAAAATGCAACAACACCTGCAAGACGAATTGAAGTCGATTGAAGAGGCAGGCCTTTACAAAAAGGAACGGATCATTATTTCGCCGCAAAAGGCTGAAATAAAAGTACAAACGGGACAGCAAGTACTCAACTTCTGTGCCAATAACTATCTGGGACTGTCCGATCATCCAAGGCTGATCGATGCGGCAAAGCGGGCTCTCGATGAAAGGGGCTACGGCATGTCGTCCGTACGTTTCATCTGTGGTACCCAGGATTATCATAAAGAACTGGAGGCGACCATCAGCCGCTTCTTCAAAACCGAAGATACGATTCTTTATGCCGCCTGTTTTGATGCCAACGGTGGTCTGTTCGAGCCGCTTTTTACCAATGAGGATGCTATCATCTCCGATGCGTTGAACCATGCATCCATTATCGACGGGGTGCGCCTTTGTAAAGCGCAACGCTACCGTTATGCCAACGCCGATATGGCTGATCTGGAAGAAAAGCTGAAAGAGGCACAGGCACAACGTTTCCGCATTATTGTTACTGACGGTGTTTTTTCAATGGATGGCAACGTGGCGCCACTCGACAAGATTATGGAACTGGCAGAGAAATACGATGCACTGGTAATGGTGGATGAAAGCCACTCGGCCGGTGTGGTAGGCCAAACCGGAAAAGGTGTGACCGAATTATACAATGTGATAGGCAATGTGGATATAATCACCGGCACATTAGGCAAAGCCTTTGGAGGTGCCATCGGCGGATTTACTACCGGCCGCAGGGAGATCATCGATATGCTGCGCCAACGGTCACGACCCTACCTCTTTTCCAACTCCATCCCCCCTATGGTGGCGGCATCAGGCGTAGAAGCATTCAATATGTTGCAGGAATCCAATCACCTGCAGGATAAGCTGCACGAGAATGTAGATTACTTTGTGGCTAAGATGAAGGAAGCCAATTTCGATATCAAACCCACTCAGTCGGCTATCTGTGCCGTCATGCTCTACGATGCGAAACTGTCACAGGATTTTGCGGCAGAGTTGCTCGACGAAGGTATCTATGTGACCGGATTCTACTATCCCGTCGTGCCGAAAGGCGAGGCGCGCATCCGTGTACAACTCTCTGCCGGCCATGAACGTGCACATCTCGACAAGGCAATTGCTGCGTTTATCAAAGTAGGAAAAAAACTCAAAGTTATTGAATAA